One genomic window of Sphingomonas sp. C3-2 includes the following:
- a CDS encoding helix-turn-helix domain-containing protein — protein MGLREPLKEIAHECGLPAALEAMGERWSFLILRAAFNRVCHFEEFQSELGIARNILANRLSRLVAHGILMRQPLPHDRRKIEYRLTAKGAELLPAMVALRQWGERWESGVPSTPVLVDKRDLQPIRSISIRAHDDRELDHADLCWLHAEEVHPIGETKEPARADRAA, from the coding sequence ATGGGACTGAGAGAACCGCTCAAGGAAATCGCGCATGAATGCGGGCTGCCCGCAGCGCTGGAGGCGATGGGGGAACGCTGGTCGTTCCTCATCCTGCGTGCGGCGTTCAACCGCGTCTGCCATTTCGAGGAATTTCAGTCGGAACTCGGCATCGCCCGCAACATCCTCGCCAACCGGCTTTCCCGGCTGGTCGCGCACGGCATATTGATGCGCCAGCCTTTGCCGCATGATCGCCGCAAGATCGAATATCGCCTCACCGCAAAGGGGGCCGAACTGCTTCCGGCAATGGTCGCGCTCCGGCAATGGGGCGAACGCTGGGAATCGGGTGTCCCGTCGACCCCGGTGCTGGTCGACAAGCGCGACCTGCAACCGATTCGCTCGATCAGCATCCGCGCCCATGACGACCGCGAGCTCGATCACGCTGATCTGTGTTGGCTCCATGCGGAGGAGGTGCACCCGATCGGTGAAACCAAGGAGCCGGCGCGCGCCGACCGCGCGGCCTGA
- a CDS encoding CC_3452 family protein, which yields MPRFSIVLAALALVAPASAFAAEPAGPFYSATFATAPSKTSLIVNDHLWKCDENGCASAKPAKSRPAVMCQGLTRKLGTITAFRAGSENFDAAALAKCNGNG from the coding sequence ATGCCCCGCTTTTCGATTGTTCTCGCTGCGCTCGCGCTTGTGGCGCCCGCCTCCGCATTCGCCGCCGAACCGGCCGGCCCCTTTTACAGCGCGACCTTCGCCACGGCGCCGAGCAAGACTTCGCTGATCGTCAACGACCATCTGTGGAAATGCGATGAAAATGGTTGCGCCTCCGCCAAACCCGCCAAAAGCCGCCCCGCGGTGATGTGCCAGGGCCTGACCCGCAAGCTGGGGACGATCACGGCCTTTCGCGCGGGTTCGGAGAACTTTGACGCCGCAGCACTCGCCAAATGCAACGGCAATGGCTGA
- a CDS encoding bifunctional (p)ppGpp synthetase/guanosine-3',5'-bis(diphosphate) 3'-pyrophosphohydrolase encodes MLRQYELVDRVLSYDPDADEALLNRAYVFSMQRHGTQKRASGDPYFSHPIEVAGILTDLKLDDETIATAILHDTIEDTLTTREEIEKIFGDNVSRLVDGVTKLSKIEAQTESQRAAENLRKFLLAMSDDIRVLLVKLADRLHNMRTLHFIKNEEKRRRIAKETMDIYAPLAERIGMYEFMREMQTLAFQHLEPEAYASITKRLEQLQGDGGDRIAKIGSGLKLLLSRAGLEVEVSGREKHPYSIWRKMAERHISFEQLSDIMAFRVITEDTDACYRALGIIHQRWPMVPGRFKDFISTPKRNGYKSLHTTIIHAGDTRIEVQIRSKAMHAQAEFGLAAHWAYKQKGQSDGQAGWIRDLLEILETADNAEELLEHTRMAMYQDRIFAFTPKGELYQLPKGATPVDFAYAVHTDLGDQTVGAKVNGRVVPLRTQLQNGDQVQILKSKGQEPQPGWLNYAVTGKARAAIRRYVRQKEREETIALGRKIYDEIALRLPAQLGTEALGNALKRLRIADEATLMESIARQRISDTELMEALMPGSTGGDVAGAHAPAQREAISIKGLTPGVAFNLAECCHPVRGDRIVGLRRPNEGIEVHTIDCETLSDGGADADWIDLAWGGKADSSTARLNIVVKNEPGALAVMAGIFGTHKANILNLRLENRDSSFHSFMVDLEVKDVHHLMRILAALRAADAVSRAERV; translated from the coding sequence GTGTTGCGACAATATGAACTTGTAGACCGGGTCCTTTCCTACGATCCTGATGCCGACGAAGCGCTGCTCAACCGCGCCTATGTGTTTTCCATGCAGCGCCATGGCACACAGAAACGTGCCTCGGGCGACCCCTATTTCAGCCACCCGATCGAGGTGGCGGGGATTCTTACCGACCTGAAGCTCGACGACGAGACGATCGCGACCGCGATCCTCCACGACACGATCGAGGATACGCTGACGACCCGCGAGGAGATCGAGAAGATCTTCGGGGACAATGTGTCCCGGCTGGTCGATGGCGTCACCAAATTGTCGAAGATCGAGGCGCAGACCGAAAGCCAGCGCGCCGCCGAGAACCTGCGCAAATTCCTGCTCGCCATGTCCGACGACATTCGGGTGCTGCTGGTCAAGCTGGCCGACCGGCTGCACAATATGCGCACGCTCCACTTCATCAAGAATGAGGAGAAGCGCCGCCGGATCGCCAAGGAAACCATGGATATCTATGCCCCGCTCGCCGAGCGGATTGGCATGTACGAGTTCATGCGCGAGATGCAGACGCTGGCCTTCCAGCATCTTGAACCCGAAGCCTATGCCTCGATCACCAAGCGACTGGAACAGCTACAGGGCGATGGCGGCGACCGGATCGCCAAGATCGGTTCGGGGCTGAAGCTGCTGCTCAGCCGCGCCGGGCTTGAGGTCGAAGTTTCGGGTCGCGAAAAGCACCCCTATTCGATCTGGCGCAAGATGGCCGAGCGCCATATCAGCTTCGAACAGCTGTCGGACATCATGGCGTTCCGCGTGATCACCGAGGATACCGACGCCTGCTACCGCGCGCTCGGGATCATCCATCAGCGCTGGCCGATGGTGCCGGGGCGGTTCAAGGATTTCATCTCGACCCCCAAGCGCAACGGCTACAAATCGCTCCACACGACGATCATCCATGCGGGCGACACGCGGATCGAGGTGCAGATTCGTTCGAAGGCGATGCACGCGCAGGCCGAATTCGGGCTGGCGGCGCACTGGGCCTATAAGCAAAAGGGCCAATCCGACGGGCAGGCAGGGTGGATTCGCGATCTGCTCGAGATTCTCGAAACCGCCGACAATGCCGAGGAACTGCTCGAGCATACGCGCATGGCGATGTATCAGGATCGGATATTCGCCTTCACCCCCAAGGGCGAGCTGTATCAGCTGCCCAAGGGCGCGACCCCGGTCGACTTCGCCTATGCCGTCCACACCGATCTGGGCGACCAGACGGTGGGCGCCAAGGTCAATGGCCGCGTGGTGCCGCTGCGCACCCAGCTGCAAAATGGCGATCAGGTGCAGATCCTGAAATCCAAGGGGCAGGAACCCCAGCCGGGCTGGCTGAACTATGCCGTCACCGGCAAGGCGCGCGCCGCCATTCGGCGTTATGTGCGCCAGAAGGAGCGCGAGGAAACGATCGCGCTGGGCCGCAAAATCTATGACGAGATCGCGCTGCGCCTGCCCGCGCAGCTGGGCACCGAGGCGCTGGGCAACGCGCTGAAGCGCCTGCGCATCGCCGATGAGGCGACATTGATGGAATCGATCGCGCGCCAGCGGATCTCGGATACCGAGCTGATGGAAGCGCTGATGCCCGGTTCCACCGGCGGCGATGTCGCGGGCGCGCATGCACCGGCGCAACGCGAGGCGATTTCGATCAAGGGGCTGACGCCGGGCGTGGCGTTCAACCTCGCCGAATGCTGCCACCCGGTGCGCGGCGACCGCATTGTCGGCCTGCGCCGGCCCAATGAGGGGATCGAGGTCCACACCATCGACTGCGAAACGCTGTCCGACGGCGGCGCCGATGCCGACTGGATCGATCTGGCCTGGGGCGGCAAGGCCGATTCGAGCACCGCGCGGCTCAACATCGT